Proteins found in one Lycium ferocissimum isolate CSIRO_LF1 chromosome 6, AGI_CSIRO_Lferr_CH_V1, whole genome shotgun sequence genomic segment:
- the LOC132060365 gene encoding inositol monophosphatase 1 isoform X1: MAQHGSLEEFLAVAIDAAKRAGEIIRKGFYETKHVVHKGEVDLVTETDKACEDLIFNHLKQHFPTHKFIGEETSAATGDFELTDEPTWIVDPVDGTTNFVHGFPSVCVSIGLTIEKIPTIGVVYDPIIDELFTGIDGKGAFLNGKPIKVSSQSELVKSLLGTEVIPTRDNLTIEATTRRINNLLFKVRSLRMCGSCALDLCWVACGRLELFYLTGFGGPWDVAGGAVILKEAGGVLFDPSGSEFDITAQRVAATNPHLKDAFIEALQQSV, encoded by the exons ATGGCTCAACATG GTTCACTAGAAGAATTCTTGGCTGTTGCTATTGATGCAGCTAAAAGAGCTGGAGag ATAATCCGCAAAGGATTTTATGAGACTAAGCATGTGGTGCACAAAGGAGAG GTGGATTTGGTCACGGAGACTGACAAGGCATGTGAAGATCTCATATTCAATCATCTCAAGCAACATTTTCCAACTCACAAG TTCATAGGTGAAGAGACTTCTGCTGCTACTGGCGATTTTGAGCTAACTGACGAACCGACTTGGATAGTTGATCCGGTTGATGGAACAACTAATTTTGTGCACGG GTTTCCTTCTGTCTGTGTCTCAATTGGTCTCACAATCGAGAAGATTCCAACGATTGGTGTTGTTTATGACCCAATTATCGATGAG CTTTTCACTGGAATTGACGGGAAAGGTGCGTTTCTCAACGGGAAGCCTATCAAAG TATCTTCACAATCCGAACTCGTGAAGTCCCTCCTTGGCACTGAG GTTATACCTACGCGGGATAACTTAACTATAGAAGCTACAACGAGGAGAATCAATAACCTGCTTTTCAAGGTTAG ATCACTCCGAATGTGCGGTTCGTGTGCACTCGATCTCTGTTGGGTGGCATGTGGAAGGCTTGAACTCTTCTATTTAACTGGATTTGGAGGCCCTTG GGATGTGGCTGGTGGCGCTGTAATACTGAAGGAAGCTGGAGGCGTCCTATTTGATCC ATCCGGTTCAGAATTTGACATTACAGCCCAACGGGTAGCTGCAACGAACCCTCATCTCAAGGATGCATTTATCGAGGCCTTGCAGCAATCAGTATGA
- the LOC132060365 gene encoding inositol monophosphatase 1 isoform X2 has product MAQHGSLEEFLAVAIDAAKRAGEIIRKGFYETKHVVHKGEVDLVTETDKACEDLIFNHLKQHFPTHKFIGEETSAATGDFELTDEPTWIVDPVDGTTNFVHGFPSVCVSIGLTIEKIPTIGVVYDPIIDELFTGIDGKGAFLNGKPIKVSSQSELVKSLLGTEVIPTRDNLTIEATTRRINNLLFKVRSLRMCGSCALDLCWVACGRLELFYLTGFGGP; this is encoded by the exons ATGGCTCAACATG GTTCACTAGAAGAATTCTTGGCTGTTGCTATTGATGCAGCTAAAAGAGCTGGAGag ATAATCCGCAAAGGATTTTATGAGACTAAGCATGTGGTGCACAAAGGAGAG GTGGATTTGGTCACGGAGACTGACAAGGCATGTGAAGATCTCATATTCAATCATCTCAAGCAACATTTTCCAACTCACAAG TTCATAGGTGAAGAGACTTCTGCTGCTACTGGCGATTTTGAGCTAACTGACGAACCGACTTGGATAGTTGATCCGGTTGATGGAACAACTAATTTTGTGCACGG GTTTCCTTCTGTCTGTGTCTCAATTGGTCTCACAATCGAGAAGATTCCAACGATTGGTGTTGTTTATGACCCAATTATCGATGAG CTTTTCACTGGAATTGACGGGAAAGGTGCGTTTCTCAACGGGAAGCCTATCAAAG TATCTTCACAATCCGAACTCGTGAAGTCCCTCCTTGGCACTGAG GTTATACCTACGCGGGATAACTTAACTATAGAAGCTACAACGAGGAGAATCAATAACCTGCTTTTCAAGGTTAG ATCACTCCGAATGTGCGGTTCGTGTGCACTCGATCTCTGTTGGGTGGCATGTGGAAGGCTTGAACTCTTCTATTTAACTGGATTTGGAGGCCCTTG A
- the LOC132061011 gene encoding cysteine proteinase inhibitor 1-like codes for MSIKFNPILGILLVMVATVLLHVSAAQGGRKEALVGGWKPITNITDPKVTEIGKFAVDEHNKEAKTKLDFQKLLKGESQVVAGTNYRLVITAKDGDSLHNYLAEVWDKPWEKFRNLTSFVECKLENGEQKCSFT; via the coding sequence atgtctaTCAAATTCAATCCCATCCTTGGGATTCTCTTAGTGATGGTTGCCACCGTTCTCCTTCACGTCTCCGCCGCACAGGGCGGCAGGAAAGAGGCTTTGGTGGGTGGTTGGAagcccataaccaacataacggACCCTAAGGTGACGGAGATAGGAAAATTTGCAGTGGATGAGCACAACAAAGAGGCGAAGACAAAATTGGACTTTCAGAAACTACTGAAAGGAGAAAGCCAAGTTGTTGCAGGAACAAATTATCGATTGGTCATCACAGCCAAGGATGGTGATTCGCTGCATAACTATTTGGCTGAGGTGTGGGACAAGCCATGGGAGAAATTTAGGAACCTTACTTCCTTTGTAGAATGTAAACTAGAAAATGGAGAACAGAAATGCAGTTTTACTTAA